Proteins from a genomic interval of Chroococcidiopsis thermalis PCC 7203:
- the gndA gene encoding NADP-dependent phosphogluconate dehydrogenase, translated as MAQQSFGVIGLAVMGENLALNVERNGFPIAVYNRTPEKTNAFMTERAQGKNAVATYSLEEFVNALERPRKILIMVKAGAPVDAVIQQLKPLLDEGDIIIDGGNSLYDDTARRTRELEPEGFRFIGMGVSGGEEGALNGPSLMPGGTKSSYEYLSPIFNKIAAQVEDGPCVTYIGPGGAGHYVKMVHNGIEYGDMQLIAEAYSLLKDGLGLDNRQLHEIFAEWNTTEELDSYLIEITADIFRYIDPDTKNHLVDMILDSAGQKGTGRWTVQSALEFGVCIPTITAAVNARIMSSYKQERVAASQMLPGPTGTYQGDPKAFINMVRDALYCSKICSYAQGMALLATASKEYSYDLNLSEMARIWKGGCIIRARFLGKIQSAFIENPNLPNLLLAPEFRQTILDRQDAWREVLAAAAKLGIPVPAFSASLDYFDSYRRDRLPQNLTQAQRDYFGAHTYERTDKEGFFHTEWTKFSEESVQTSTPEPLQADQPTTPQPTGSR; from the coding sequence ATGGCACAGCAAAGCTTTGGTGTGATTGGACTAGCGGTAATGGGTGAAAACCTTGCCCTAAACGTCGAGCGTAATGGTTTTCCCATCGCAGTTTACAATCGCACTCCCGAAAAAACCAATGCATTCATGACAGAGCGGGCGCAGGGCAAAAATGCCGTTGCTACCTACTCTTTAGAAGAATTTGTCAATGCGCTAGAACGCCCCCGCAAGATTTTGATCATGGTTAAAGCTGGTGCGCCAGTGGATGCAGTAATTCAGCAGCTCAAACCCTTGTTGGATGAAGGCGACATTATCATTGATGGGGGCAACTCGCTGTATGACGATACGGCGCGACGCACTCGCGAATTAGAACCAGAAGGCTTCCGCTTTATCGGTATGGGCGTAAGTGGAGGTGAAGAAGGGGCATTGAATGGTCCTAGCTTAATGCCAGGGGGAACGAAAAGTTCCTACGAATATTTGTCACCGATTTTTAATAAAATTGCCGCTCAAGTAGAAGACGGTCCCTGCGTGACTTATATCGGTCCTGGGGGCGCAGGTCACTACGTCAAAATGGTTCACAATGGCATTGAGTACGGCGATATGCAGTTGATTGCCGAAGCCTACAGCCTCCTCAAAGATGGTTTGGGTTTGGATAATCGGCAACTGCACGAAATTTTTGCCGAGTGGAATACTACCGAAGAACTCGATTCCTATTTGATTGAAATCACTGCAGATATTTTCCGCTATATCGACCCCGACACCAAAAATCACTTGGTCGATATGATTCTCGATTCTGCCGGACAAAAAGGTACGGGGCGCTGGACGGTGCAAAGTGCTTTGGAGTTTGGCGTATGTATTCCCACGATTACGGCAGCGGTGAACGCGCGGATTATGTCCTCTTACAAGCAAGAGCGAGTAGCTGCATCCCAAATGTTACCCGGTCCTACAGGCACGTATCAAGGCGATCCGAAGGCATTCATCAATATGGTGCGGGATGCATTATATTGTTCTAAAATCTGCTCTTATGCTCAAGGAATGGCGCTGTTAGCGACAGCATCCAAAGAGTATTCTTATGACCTGAATTTGAGCGAAATGGCGCGGATTTGGAAAGGCGGCTGTATTATTCGCGCTAGATTTTTAGGTAAGATTCAGAGTGCTTTCATTGAAAATCCGAACTTACCCAACTTGCTGTTGGCTCCAGAGTTTAGACAAACAATTCTCGATCGCCAAGATGCATGGCGGGAAGTTTTAGCAGCGGCGGCGAAACTCGGCATTCCCGTACCTGCATTTAGTGCGTCGTTAGATTATTTTGACAGCTACAGACGCGATCGCTTGCCCCAAAACCTGACGCAAGCTCAACGCGACTACTTCGGCGCTCACACTTACGAACGTACTGACAAAGAAGGCTTCTTCCATACCGAGTGGACGAAGTTCTCTGAGGAATCGGTACAAACTTCTACCCCAGAACCGCTACAAGCAGATCAGCCAACGACTCCTCAACCAACGGGAAGTCGTTAG
- a CDS encoding NUDIX hydrolase has protein sequence MMQEPPQLLKHRLFYQGRKFSFEVNRYRLPNQVEGDWECVRHPGGALAVPITPEGKLILLWQYRFATQGRILEFPAGTVEPNEEPFDTIQREIEEETGYRAQKWQKLGQFFLAPGYSDEIIYSFLAQDLVPLDAPPSQDADEDIETVFMTPQEFEQAILVGQPIDAKSIASFVLAKPFLFPSQ, from the coding sequence ATGATGCAAGAACCGCCACAATTGCTCAAACATCGCCTGTTTTACCAAGGGCGTAAATTTAGTTTTGAAGTCAATCGCTATCGTTTACCTAACCAAGTTGAAGGCGATTGGGAATGCGTCCGTCACCCGGGAGGCGCTTTAGCTGTTCCTATTACTCCAGAAGGTAAATTAATTTTATTGTGGCAATATCGCTTTGCCACACAAGGCAGAATTTTAGAATTCCCTGCCGGGACTGTAGAGCCAAACGAAGAACCGTTTGACACGATTCAAAGAGAAATTGAGGAAGAGACAGGCTATCGCGCTCAAAAATGGCAAAAACTAGGACAATTCTTTCTTGCCCCTGGTTATTCTGATGAAATTATTTATAGTTTTTTAGCGCAAGATTTAGTTCCTTTGGATGCGCCTCCTAGTCAGGATGCGGACGAAGATATAGAAACAGTCTTCATGACACCCCAGGAATTTGAACAAGCCATTCTCGTCGGACAACCAATAGATGCTAAATCTATTGCTAGTTTTGTCCTAGCTAAACCGTTTTTATTTCCTTCCCAATAA
- a CDS encoding serine/threonine-protein kinase, giving the protein MSETLPISSKYHILKLVGQGQFGRVYCAIDKKNGKTVALKELDQQKFPTKKFLRELHFLSSLQHPNIISFQGIEHIKNARFLVMDYCEAGTLRNFMQSDDFNLIHGLKFITDILAGLGHAHTRGVVHCDIKPENILISIGSTSYLARISDFGLARVCQEISTDKIICTGSPAYMAPERFYGKSSPASDLYAVGVMLYELVLGFRPFSGMPGELMTAHMNQAVEIPSAVPLLLRSTISTAMQKFPNKRFPSAAEMMKSVQLAIEVEKVTYGNIPPLNIPSNIPSFSYLNSTQA; this is encoded by the coding sequence ATGAGTGAAACTTTACCAATTTCCTCCAAATATCATATTTTAAAGCTAGTTGGACAAGGGCAATTCGGACGAGTCTACTGTGCTATTGATAAAAAAAATGGTAAAACTGTAGCACTTAAAGAACTCGACCAACAAAAGTTTCCCACGAAAAAGTTTTTACGAGAATTACATTTCTTATCTAGCTTGCAGCATCCAAATATCATTTCTTTCCAAGGTATAGAGCATATAAAAAATGCAAGATTTCTGGTTATGGACTATTGCGAAGCCGGAACTTTGCGTAATTTCATGCAAAGCGATGACTTTAATCTCATTCACGGTTTGAAATTTATTACAGATATTCTTGCTGGACTGGGACACGCACACACTCGTGGTGTCGTTCACTGCGATATTAAGCCAGAAAATATTTTAATTAGTATAGGTTCTACTAGCTACTTAGCTCGGATTTCTGATTTTGGTTTAGCAAGAGTTTGTCAAGAAATTTCTACAGATAAAATTATCTGTACTGGTTCTCCTGCATATATGGCTCCAGAAAGATTTTATGGTAAATCTTCTCCAGCGTCAGATCTTTATGCAGTTGGAGTCATGCTGTACGAGTTGGTTTTGGGTTTTCGTCCTTTTTCAGGAATGCCAGGAGAATTGATGACAGCTCACATGAATCAAGCTGTGGAAATTCCTAGCGCTGTTCCGCTCTTACTACGTTCTACAATCTCCACTGCCATGCAAAAATTCCCTAACAAGCGGTTTCCATCAGCAGCTGAGATGATGAAGTCAGTGCAATTAGCCATAGAAGTAGAAAAAGTAACGTACGGTAATATTCCTCCTCTAAATATACCTTCTAATATTCCTTCATTCTCTTACCTAAATAGTACGCAAGCCTAG
- a CDS encoding transglycosylase domain-containing protein: MEPDSTGQSPSGKFSDRHHGRSSGSSQKSSIKSRYKPLYFRFWFWLLVGFGGGLAALSSVWLSIEGSLPPANELLATVRSQTLTIAAGDGTILQQQGPATREPLKIEQIPKPLVQAFIASEDRRFYQHRGFDRQGIFRAVWANLRSANLVEGGSTITQQLARILFLNQERSLWRKLKEIRVAMKIEENLSKDQILERYLNSVYLGQGAYGVADAAWVYFSKSVNQLTLSEMATIAGLAPAPNFYSPTVNKSAAIGRRNMVLQRMQEDGVIHASEAMAAKNAPLTVKTSSPKRLQAKASYFTTYIQRELPKYVPADVLKAGGLTVETSLNPKWQQAAEAVVLKTVTENGKWQRFGQAALVAIDPRNGEVRAMVGGTDFGKHQFNRATQAQRQPGSTFKGFVYTAAIASGLSPYKQYLDSPFKVDGYEPKNFSERFRGEMSMRDALAASINVVAVKVLMDVGFDPTIKLAQSMGIKSPLIPAYSLALGSAEVNLLELSSAYGSLATGGMHTEAHGIRRIRDRSGNIIYDAKFTSRRVLDPDSAAIATWMLRNVITAGTGGAAALVDRSVAGKTGTSDKARDLWFVGYIPQLVTGVWLGNDNNQPTAGSSSTAAYAWNRFMVQAVEGMEVEKFAALPNLDNRKPTIKRQPVKPRRISIGKITDQNSEGGSLRQGENSENYQPTRRRRRRDRQSQLRGSLWRSRLQRQTPADPQRYNRLMDRLRQNRIPRQPTLDSDQ; the protein is encoded by the coding sequence ATGGAACCAGATTCAACAGGGCAAAGTCCATCTGGAAAATTTTCCGATCGCCATCATGGGCGATCTTCAGGCAGTTCCCAGAAATCGTCTATTAAATCTCGCTACAAACCCCTCTATTTTCGGTTCTGGTTTTGGTTGCTTGTGGGTTTTGGCGGCGGGCTAGCGGCATTGAGTAGTGTTTGGTTATCTATAGAGGGTAGTCTACCACCAGCCAATGAACTATTGGCTACTGTGCGGAGTCAAACCCTAACGATCGCGGCTGGAGATGGCACAATTTTACAGCAGCAAGGACCTGCAACTAGAGAACCGTTGAAAATAGAGCAAATTCCCAAACCTCTAGTTCAAGCTTTTATTGCTTCGGAAGACAGGCGCTTTTATCAACATCGCGGTTTCGATCGCCAGGGAATTTTCAGGGCAGTCTGGGCGAATTTGCGTTCGGCTAATTTGGTGGAGGGTGGTAGTACCATTACCCAACAATTGGCACGAATTCTCTTTTTAAATCAAGAGCGGAGTTTGTGGCGCAAACTGAAAGAGATCCGCGTTGCCATGAAGATTGAGGAGAATTTAAGTAAAGACCAAATTTTAGAGCGTTATCTCAACTCAGTTTATTTGGGACAAGGGGCTTATGGCGTAGCAGATGCGGCTTGGGTTTATTTCAGCAAGTCAGTTAACCAGCTGACACTATCTGAGATGGCAACAATTGCCGGATTAGCGCCAGCACCAAATTTTTATTCTCCTACAGTGAATAAATCGGCAGCAATTGGGCGGCGCAACATGGTATTGCAGCGGATGCAGGAGGATGGAGTCATTCATGCATCTGAGGCGATGGCAGCGAAAAATGCACCTTTAACGGTAAAAACAAGTTCTCCTAAACGGCTTCAAGCTAAAGCTTCTTACTTTACTACCTACATTCAACGAGAACTACCCAAATACGTTCCTGCGGATGTCCTTAAAGCAGGCGGACTGACTGTAGAAACTAGCCTCAATCCTAAATGGCAGCAAGCAGCGGAAGCAGTTGTGTTAAAAACTGTAACCGAGAATGGGAAATGGCAAAGATTCGGGCAAGCAGCACTAGTGGCGATCGATCCCCGTAACGGCGAAGTCAGGGCAATGGTAGGGGGGACGGATTTCGGCAAACATCAGTTCAATCGCGCTACTCAAGCCCAAAGACAACCAGGATCGACATTTAAAGGATTTGTCTATACAGCTGCGATCGCTAGCGGTCTTTCTCCTTACAAACAATACCTTGACTCTCCCTTCAAAGTCGATGGTTACGAACCGAAAAACTTCAGCGAGAGATTTCGGGGCGAAATGTCGATGCGGGATGCTCTGGCTGCTTCAATTAACGTAGTCGCAGTCAAGGTGTTAATGGATGTAGGCTTCGACCCTACAATTAAACTCGCCCAATCGATGGGAATTAAATCGCCTTTAATCCCTGCTTATTCTTTAGCTTTAGGTTCGGCAGAAGTCAATTTGTTGGAATTGAGCAGCGCCTATGGTTCTTTGGCAACTGGGGGAATGCATACAGAAGCTCATGGCATCCGGCGAATCCGCGATCGCAGTGGTAATATTATCTACGATGCTAAATTTACATCTCGGCGCGTTTTAGACCCAGACAGCGCGGCGATCGCAACTTGGATGTTAAGAAATGTCATCACTGCTGGAACTGGCGGTGCGGCAGCTTTGGTAGATCGTTCTGTTGCAGGTAAAACTGGGACATCGGATAAAGCTCGCGATTTATGGTTTGTCGGATACATTCCCCAACTTGTCACCGGAGTTTGGTTAGGAAACGATAACAATCAACCCACGGCAGGTAGTAGTAGTACAGCAGCCTATGCCTGGAATCGGTTTATGGTGCAAGCCGTGGAAGGCATGGAAGTAGAGAAATTTGCCGCTTTACCTAACTTAGACAACCGCAAACCTACGATTAAACGACAACCAGTTAAACCCAGAAGAATATCGATTGGCAAAATCACCGACCAAAATAGCGAAGGTGGTTCTCTACGCCAAGGAGAAAACTCAGAAAATTACCAACCTACCCGCAGAAGACGCAGACGCGATCGACAAAGCCAACTGCGGGGCAGTCTTTGGCGATCGCGCTTGCAGCGTCAAACCCCCGCCGATCCACAACGCTACAATCGACTCATGGATCGCTTGCGTCAAAACCGCATTCCACGCCAACCAACCCTTGACAGTGACCAGTGA
- the folK gene encoding 2-amino-4-hydroxy-6-hydroxymethyldihydropteridine diphosphokinase: protein MTNYQLPITNYQLPITNCAIALGSNLGDSLAIVEAALATLAEMPEIAIAAKSSWYRTKAVGPPQPDYINGCAVLQVQLSPQELLDILLATEAKFGRVRQERWGARTLDIDLLLYDDLILDTPNLTLPHPRMRERAFVLVPLAEIAPNWIDPVSGKAIATLLQAVDCTGVSYQ from the coding sequence GTGACCAACTACCAACTACCAATTACCAATTACCAATTACCAATTACTAATTGCGCGATCGCCCTGGGAAGTAATCTTGGTGATTCTTTGGCTATTGTGGAGGCTGCTTTAGCAACTTTAGCCGAGATGCCTGAGATTGCGATCGCAGCAAAGTCTAGCTGGTATCGCACGAAAGCAGTGGGACCACCTCAGCCAGACTATATTAATGGTTGTGCAGTACTTCAGGTTCAACTGTCTCCCCAGGAATTGTTAGATATTCTACTGGCAACTGAAGCAAAATTTGGGCGCGTGCGCCAAGAACGTTGGGGCGCGAGGACGCTTGACATTGACCTGCTGTTGTACGACGATCTTATTCTCGATACTCCTAACCTTACCCTACCTCATCCCCGCATGAGAGAACGCGCTTTTGTTCTCGTCCCATTAGCAGAAATTGCCCCCAATTGGATCGATCCTGTATCTGGTAAAGCGATCGCCACGCTACTTCAAGCTGTAGACTGTACTGGAGTCAGTTATCAGTGA